One Brassica napus cultivar Da-Ae chromosome C2, Da-Ae, whole genome shotgun sequence DNA window includes the following coding sequences:
- the LOC106355710 gene encoding glutathione S-transferase T2-like, producing MKAALDYFFNAYSAKFSLEHAWRELRHDQKWSSTYLPKDVGKKKRKQVLEVDTEDEVGGPEGRPVGVKAAKASTKRKKSGKEEELSELQAIMEVKQKLSKLKLFDRLLAKKDPLNETETSLKLKFMSEML from the coding sequence atgaaagctGCACTAGACTATTTCTTTAATGCTTACTCCGCCAAGTTCAGCCTCGAACATGCCTGGAGGGAGCTGAGGCATGACCAGAAATGGTCCTCCACCTATCTGCCTAAGGACGTTGGGAAGAAAAAGCGCAAACAGGTGTTGGAGGTTGATACAGAAGATGAAGTGGGAGGACCGGAGGGTAGACCTGTTGGGGTCAAGGCTGCTAAAGCTTCTACtaagaggaagaagagtggTAAAGAAGAGGAGTTGTCAGAGTTACAGGCCATCATGGAagtgaaacaaaaactctctaaGCTGAAACTGTTTGATCGTTTACTTGCCAAAAAAGATCCACTCAATGAGACGGAAACATCTCTTAAACTCAAGTTTATGTCTGAGATGTTATGA